The following coding sequences lie in one Heteronotia binoei isolate CCM8104 ecotype False Entrance Well chromosome 6, APGP_CSIRO_Hbin_v1, whole genome shotgun sequence genomic window:
- the PARL gene encoding presenilin-associated rhomboid-like protein, mitochondrial isoform X1, translated as MLRQCCRFQDGGWRGLATRKGYFRELRKMAWTCCARVWVRREFWSSGTRARRSTLYTQQRNGFRRPAQKTSFQRPNSGTSTKPQRSGLSPPVEDVVFPTPSHSVKKLVKPFFFTIGFSGCAFGSAAIWQYETLKTKFQKYFENTRTEWMDKIKLRSGQSIRKEINLWWKSLSEGQRAVSGIIAANVLVFCLWRVPAMQRIMVTYFTSNPASRVLCFPMVLSTFSHFSFLHMAANMYVLWSFSTSIVSLLGREQFMAVYFSAGVVSTFVSYVCKGATGRFGPSLGASGAIMTILAAVCTKMPEAKLAIIFLPMFTFTAGNALKAIIAMDSAGLVLGWKFFDHAAHLGGALFGMWYVTYGNELIWKNREPLVKAWHNIRTGSSKK; from the exons ATGCTGCGTCAGTGCTGCCGCTTTCAAGATGGCGGCTGGAGAGGATTGGCAACCCGGAAGGGTTATTTTAGGGAGTTGAGGAAGATGGCGTGGACTTGCTGTGCCCGTGTTTGGGTTAGACGGGAGTTCTGGAGTAGTGGAACTCGGGCACGTAG GTCTACCTTGTATACACAACAAAGAAATGGATTCAGAAGACCAGCACAGAAGACTTCTTTTCAAAGACCTAACTCGGGAACCAGTACCAAACCACAGAGAAGTGGTTTGTCTCCTCCAGTAGAGGATGTAGTCTTTCCGACGCCTTCTCATTCAGTGAAGAAGCTTGTGAAGCCCTTCTTCTTCACAATTGGG TTTTCAGGCTGTGCTTTTGGCTCAGCAGCTATTTGGCAATATGAAACTCTCAAAACAAAGTTCCAGAAGTATTTTGAAAATACTCGAACAGAATGGATGGATAAGATTAAACTACGTTCGGGGCAGAGCATCAGAAAGGAG ATTAACCTGTGGTGGAAATCACTGAGTGAAGGGCAACGTGCTGTCTCAG GTATTATAGCAGCAAATGTCTTAGTATTTTGCTTATGGCGGGTACCTGCTATGCAGCGGATAATGGTTACATACTTTACATCAAATCCAGCTTCTC GAGTTTTGTGCTTTCCCATGGTCCTGTCTACTTTTAGTCATTTCTCATTTCTGCACATGGCAGCCAACATGTATGTTCTGTGGAGCTTCTCAACCAGCATAGTCTCTCTTCTGGGACGTGAGCAGTTCATGGCAGTATATTTCTCTGCTG GTGTTGTTTCCACATTTGTAAGTTATGTCTGCAAAGGAGCCACAGGGAGATTTGGACCATCACTTGGAGCT TCGGGTGCTATAATGACCATCCTTGCAGCTGTATGTACAAAGATGCCAGAAGCCAAGCTTGCTATAATATTTCTTCCAATGTTCACATTTACAGCTGGAAAT GCTCTAAAAGCCATTATTGCAATGGACAGTGCAGGACTTGTTTTGGGTTGGAAGTTTTTTGATCATGCTGCTCATCTTGGGGGAGCTCTGTTTGGCat GTGGTATGTAACGTATGGAAATGAACTTATTTGGAAGAACAGAGAACCACTGGTGAAGGCTTGGCATAACATAAGGACGGGGAGTTCAAAGAAGTGA
- the PARL gene encoding presenilin-associated rhomboid-like protein, mitochondrial isoform X2, with the protein MLRQCCRFQDGGWRGLATRKGYFRELRKMAWTCCARVWVRREFWSSGTRARRSTLYTQQRNGFRRPAQKTSFQRPNSGTSTKPQRSGLSPPVEDVVFPTPSHSVKKLVKPFFFTIGFSGCAFGSAAIWQYETLKTKFQKYFENTRTEWMDKIKLRSGQSIRKEINLWWKSLSEGQRAVSGVLCFPMVLSTFSHFSFLHMAANMYVLWSFSTSIVSLLGREQFMAVYFSAGVVSTFVSYVCKGATGRFGPSLGASGAIMTILAAVCTKMPEAKLAIIFLPMFTFTAGNALKAIIAMDSAGLVLGWKFFDHAAHLGGALFGMWYVTYGNELIWKNREPLVKAWHNIRTGSSKK; encoded by the exons ATGCTGCGTCAGTGCTGCCGCTTTCAAGATGGCGGCTGGAGAGGATTGGCAACCCGGAAGGGTTATTTTAGGGAGTTGAGGAAGATGGCGTGGACTTGCTGTGCCCGTGTTTGGGTTAGACGGGAGTTCTGGAGTAGTGGAACTCGGGCACGTAG GTCTACCTTGTATACACAACAAAGAAATGGATTCAGAAGACCAGCACAGAAGACTTCTTTTCAAAGACCTAACTCGGGAACCAGTACCAAACCACAGAGAAGTGGTTTGTCTCCTCCAGTAGAGGATGTAGTCTTTCCGACGCCTTCTCATTCAGTGAAGAAGCTTGTGAAGCCCTTCTTCTTCACAATTGGG TTTTCAGGCTGTGCTTTTGGCTCAGCAGCTATTTGGCAATATGAAACTCTCAAAACAAAGTTCCAGAAGTATTTTGAAAATACTCGAACAGAATGGATGGATAAGATTAAACTACGTTCGGGGCAGAGCATCAGAAAGGAG ATTAACCTGTGGTGGAAATCACTGAGTGAAGGGCAACGTGCTGTCTCAG GAGTTTTGTGCTTTCCCATGGTCCTGTCTACTTTTAGTCATTTCTCATTTCTGCACATGGCAGCCAACATGTATGTTCTGTGGAGCTTCTCAACCAGCATAGTCTCTCTTCTGGGACGTGAGCAGTTCATGGCAGTATATTTCTCTGCTG GTGTTGTTTCCACATTTGTAAGTTATGTCTGCAAAGGAGCCACAGGGAGATTTGGACCATCACTTGGAGCT TCGGGTGCTATAATGACCATCCTTGCAGCTGTATGTACAAAGATGCCAGAAGCCAAGCTTGCTATAATATTTCTTCCAATGTTCACATTTACAGCTGGAAAT GCTCTAAAAGCCATTATTGCAATGGACAGTGCAGGACTTGTTTTGGGTTGGAAGTTTTTTGATCATGCTGCTCATCTTGGGGGAGCTCTGTTTGGCat GTGGTATGTAACGTATGGAAATGAACTTATTTGGAAGAACAGAGAACCACTGGTGAAGGCTTGGCATAACATAAGGACGGGGAGTTCAAAGAAGTGA
- the MAP6D1 gene encoding MAP6 domain-containing protein 1, with translation MAWPCITRVCCLARFWNQLDKSDLAVPLTIHNYSDIEEPAEEGGGAAQQSRIPTGGRPHGHPRAASALPVSASAPSLQQASLAGVKRPSKKGRGGGGGRRKESFAAETQYQQDFRAWPVQKRDALPWIGECKRGKPLGAPPAAASSHATIHGGSHVYVLPTTEQEAGRKYSGFKQMWSSASPPGVRKTTSYRQEYRPWTGAKRSRTSKKKQGFIIPEDHFVKETSYKADFKVPEVKAKFSPNPSAVFQASSRILNV, from the exons ATGGCCTGGCCCTGCATCACTCGGGTCTGCTGCCTGGCGCGCTTCTGGAACCAGCTGGACAAGTCGGATCTGGCCGTGCCGCTTACCATCCACAATTACTCTGACATCGAAGAGCCGGCAGAGGAGGGTGGGGGCGCCGCACAGCAGTCAAGGATCCCAACAGGTGGCCGCCCCCATGGCCATCCCCGGGCGGCCTCTGCCCTGCCTGTGTCGGCGTCCGCCCCCTCGCTGCAGCAGGCTAGCCTGGCGGGCGTCAAGAGGCCGTCGAAAAAGGGGCGAGGCGGCGGTGGCGGCCGCCGGAAAGAGTCCTTCGCGGCAGAGACCCAGTACCAGCAGGATTTCCGAGCGTGGCCGGTGCAAAAGCGGGACGCCCTGCCGTGGATCGGGGAGTGCAAGAGGGGGAAACCCCTGGGGGCGCCCCCCGCTGCAGCCTCTTCCCACGCCACGATCCACGGAGGTTCCCACGTGTACGTGTTGCCAACAACTGAGCAAGAGGCGGGCAGAAAGTACAGCGGATTTAAGCAAATGTGGTCCTCTGCCTCGCCGCCAGGCGTCCGCAAGACCACCTCCTACAG GCAAGAGTATCGCCCATGGACTGGAGCAAAACGATCCCGGACCTCAAAGAAGAAACAAGGATTCATTATCCCAGAGGATCACTTTGTGAAAGAAACTAGCTACAAGGCAGACTTTAAG GTACCTGAAGTGAAGGCTAAGTTCTCTCCCAATCCTTCTGCAGTTTTCCAGGCTTCATCTCGCATCCTTAATGTATGA